Proteins encoded in a region of the Mycolicibacterium chitae genome:
- a CDS encoding nucleoside triphosphate pyrophosphohydrolase, which translates to MTVILVDPRRPTLIPVDAVELLAGPVQYTEEMPVKVPWSLPNARPVSDEPVEVLLSSDPNHPAVAARIAAGETVIAAPESQPGERLVDAVAMMDKLRTDGPWESEQTHDSLRRYLLEETYELFDAVRDGDAEQLREELGDVLLQVLFHARIAQDSPAHPFTIDDVADALVRKLGNRVPAVLAGESISLEDQLAQWEERKAAEKAVQARTSAMDDVPTAQPALALAQKVISRAQQAGLPDELLPADMLTVTLSPDRDTENDLRATVLAFMDRVRAAERAIAAARGDIDTSALGAASADEWRSAWPADAD; encoded by the coding sequence ATGACCGTCATCCTGGTCGACCCGCGCCGCCCGACGCTGATCCCCGTCGACGCCGTCGAACTCCTGGCCGGCCCCGTGCAGTACACCGAGGAAATGCCGGTCAAGGTGCCGTGGTCGCTGCCCAACGCCCGGCCGGTCAGCGACGAACCGGTCGAGGTGCTGCTGTCCTCGGACCCGAACCACCCGGCCGTGGCGGCCCGCATCGCCGCGGGGGAGACGGTCATCGCCGCGCCGGAGTCACAGCCCGGCGAACGGCTGGTCGATGCCGTGGCGATGATGGACAAGCTGCGCACCGACGGACCGTGGGAGAGCGAGCAGACCCACGACTCGCTGCGGCGCTATCTGCTCGAGGAGACCTACGAGCTGTTCGACGCGGTGCGCGACGGCGACGCCGAGCAGCTGCGCGAGGAACTCGGAGATGTGTTGCTGCAGGTGCTGTTCCACGCCCGCATCGCCCAGGATTCGCCCGCGCACCCGTTCACCATCGACGACGTGGCCGACGCGCTGGTCCGCAAGCTCGGCAACCGGGTGCCCGCGGTGCTGGCCGGCGAGTCGATCTCGCTCGAGGATCAGCTGGCCCAGTGGGAGGAACGCAAGGCCGCCGAAAAAGCCGTGCAGGCACGCACTTCCGCGATGGACGACGTGCCCACCGCCCAGCCCGCCCTGGCGTTGGCGCAGAAGGTGATCTCGCGCGCGCAGCAGGCCGGGCTGCCCGACGAGTTGCTCCCCGCGGACATGCTGACCGTCACGCTGTCCCCGGACCGCGACACCGAGAACGACCTGCGCGCGACGGTGTTGGCGTTCATGGACCGGGTGCGCGCCGCCGAGCGCGCCATCGCCGCCGCCCGCGGCGACATCGACACCTCCGCGCTGGGCGCGGCCTCGGCCGACGAGTGGCGGTCGGCCTGGCCGGCCGACGCGGATTAG
- the mfd gene encoding transcription-repair coupling factor, with amino-acid sequence MTAPGHPYVQTPIAGLTDLALTAPTFVDLMARTAERPGELRLVGPAPAQFLVAAALAGQGPLLVVTATGREADDLTAELRGVFGEGAALFPSWETLPHERLSPGVETVGARMLLLRRLAFPDDTRLGPPLRVVVTTARSLLQPMARGLATAEQTEPVLLSVGGEPGFDQTIARLVDLAYTRVDMVGKRGEFAVRGGILDVFAPTAEHPVRVEFWGDEISEMRMFSVADQRSITEIPVDFVIAVPCRELMLTEDVRARAAELMQGKPSPDALTNTVAGSVADMLAKLAEGIPVDGMEALMPVLLAEDPALLTDQLAPGTPVLVCDPEKVRTRAADLIKTGREFLEASWSVAAVGGDAPIDIEQLGGSGFRELGEVRAAAMAGDHPWWTLSQLPDEAAIELDVRPSPSARSQQSLEEIFAMLRAHVVTGGRAAVVTPGAGTANRVIEQLSENDTPATLLEPGQQPQPGVVGVLRGPLHHGLVIPGAELVIVTETDLTGNRVTATEGKRLAAKRRNTVDPLALTAGDLVVHDQHGIGKFVEMTERIVGGARREYLVLEYASAKRGGGSDRLYVPMDSLDQLSRYVGGQAPSLSRLGGSDWSNTKTKARKAVREIATELVALYAKRQAAPGHAFGPDTPWQAEMEDAFGFTETVDQMTAIAEVKADMEKPVPMDRVICGDVGYGKTEIAVRAAFKAIQDGKQVAVLVPTTLLADQHLQTFTERMAGFPVTVKGLSRFTDNTESKAVVDGMADGTVDVVIGTHRLLQTGVRWKDLGLVIVDEEQRFGVEHKEHIKSLRTHVDVLTMSATPIPRTLEMSLAGIREMSTILTPPEERHPVLTYVGPHDDKQVAAALRRELLRDGQAFYIHNRVSSIDKAAARVRALVPEARVVVGHGQMPEEQLEKTVEGFWNREFDILVCTTIVETGLDISNANTLIVERADTFGLSQLHQLRGRVGRSRERGYAYFLYPPEMPLTETAYDRLATIAQNNELGAGMAVAMKDLEIRGAGNVLGAEQSGHVAGVGFDLYVRLVGEAVEAYRAVADGQTVSGPTEPKDVRIDLPVDAHLPPDYIGSDRLRLEGYRRLAAAADDDAVRAVVEELVDRYGPLPEPAQRLVAVAQLRLLCRSYGVTELSATGAAGQAATLRLSPLTLPDSAQLRLKRVYPGASYRATTATVQVPIPRTGGVGSPRIRDLELVEMVAGLLRALHGEPAKVD; translated from the coding sequence ATGACCGCACCGGGGCACCCGTATGTTCAAACCCCGATTGCGGGGCTCACCGACCTGGCGCTGACGGCGCCGACCTTCGTGGATCTGATGGCCCGCACGGCCGAACGACCCGGCGAATTGCGGCTGGTCGGTCCCGCTCCCGCGCAGTTCCTGGTTGCCGCGGCCCTGGCTGGACAGGGGCCGCTGCTGGTGGTCACCGCGACCGGCCGGGAGGCCGACGACCTGACCGCCGAGTTGCGCGGGGTCTTCGGCGAGGGCGCGGCGCTGTTCCCGTCCTGGGAGACGCTGCCGCACGAGCGCCTGTCACCGGGCGTGGAGACCGTCGGCGCGCGGATGTTGCTGCTGCGTCGGCTGGCCTTCCCCGACGACACCCGGCTGGGACCGCCGCTGCGCGTGGTGGTGACGACGGCGCGCTCGCTGCTGCAGCCGATGGCCCGCGGGCTGGCCACCGCCGAACAGACCGAGCCGGTCCTGCTGTCCGTCGGCGGCGAGCCCGGCTTCGACCAGACCATCGCCCGGCTGGTCGACCTGGCCTACACCCGCGTCGACATGGTCGGCAAGCGCGGCGAGTTCGCCGTGCGCGGCGGCATTCTCGACGTCTTCGCGCCCACCGCCGAACACCCGGTCCGGGTCGAGTTCTGGGGCGACGAGATCTCCGAGATGCGGATGTTCTCCGTGGCCGACCAGCGCTCCATCACCGAGATCCCGGTGGACTTCGTGATCGCGGTGCCGTGCCGCGAGCTGATGCTCACCGAGGACGTGCGGGCCCGCGCCGCCGAGCTGATGCAGGGCAAGCCCTCGCCGGACGCGCTGACCAACACGGTGGCTGGCAGCGTCGCGGACATGCTGGCCAAGCTCGCCGAGGGCATTCCGGTGGACGGCATGGAGGCGCTCATGCCGGTGCTGCTCGCCGAGGACCCCGCGCTGCTCACCGACCAGCTGGCCCCGGGCACCCCGGTGCTGGTGTGCGACCCGGAGAAGGTGCGCACCCGCGCCGCCGACCTGATCAAGACCGGCCGCGAGTTCCTGGAGGCGTCCTGGTCGGTGGCCGCCGTCGGCGGCGACGCCCCGATCGACATCGAGCAGCTCGGCGGGTCCGGGTTCCGCGAACTCGGCGAGGTGCGGGCCGCCGCGATGGCCGGCGACCACCCGTGGTGGACGCTGAGCCAGCTGCCCGATGAAGCCGCCATCGAACTCGACGTCCGGCCGTCGCCCTCGGCGCGCAGCCAGCAGTCGCTCGAGGAGATCTTCGCGATGCTGCGCGCCCACGTCGTCACCGGCGGGCGCGCCGCCGTCGTGACCCCGGGGGCGGGCACCGCCAACCGTGTCATCGAACAGCTGTCCGAAAACGACACGCCCGCAACGCTGTTGGAGCCCGGTCAGCAACCCCAGCCGGGCGTGGTCGGGGTGTTGCGCGGCCCGCTGCACCACGGCCTGGTGATCCCCGGCGCCGAATTGGTGATCGTCACCGAGACCGACCTGACCGGCAACCGGGTCACCGCCACCGAGGGCAAGCGGCTGGCGGCCAAGCGGCGCAACACCGTGGACCCACTGGCGCTCACGGCCGGCGACCTGGTGGTCCACGATCAGCACGGCATCGGCAAGTTCGTGGAGATGACCGAGCGCATCGTCGGCGGCGCGCGCCGGGAGTACCTGGTGCTCGAGTACGCCTCGGCCAAACGGGGCGGCGGTTCGGACCGCCTCTACGTGCCGATGGACTCGCTGGATCAACTGTCCCGCTACGTCGGCGGTCAGGCACCGAGCCTGAGCCGGCTGGGCGGCAGCGACTGGAGCAACACGAAAACCAAGGCGCGCAAGGCCGTTCGCGAGATCGCCACTGAACTCGTCGCGCTCTACGCCAAGCGTCAGGCGGCGCCGGGCCACGCGTTCGGCCCGGACACCCCGTGGCAGGCCGAGATGGAGGACGCGTTCGGGTTCACCGAGACCGTCGACCAGATGACCGCCATCGCCGAGGTCAAGGCCGACATGGAGAAGCCGGTCCCGATGGACCGGGTGATCTGCGGCGACGTCGGTTACGGCAAGACCGAGATCGCGGTTCGGGCGGCGTTCAAGGCCATCCAGGACGGCAAGCAGGTCGCGGTGCTCGTGCCCACCACGCTGCTCGCCGATCAGCACCTGCAGACCTTCACCGAGCGGATGGCCGGCTTCCCGGTCACGGTGAAGGGGCTGTCGCGGTTCACCGACAACACCGAGTCCAAGGCCGTCGTCGACGGCATGGCCGACGGCACGGTCGACGTCGTGATCGGCACCCACCGGCTGCTGCAGACCGGGGTGCGCTGGAAGGACCTCGGACTGGTGATCGTCGACGAGGAACAGCGATTCGGCGTCGAACACAAGGAACACATCAAGAGCCTGCGCACCCACGTCGACGTGCTCACCATGAGCGCCACCCCGATCCCGCGCACCCTGGAGATGAGCCTGGCCGGCATCCGCGAGATGTCGACCATCCTGACCCCGCCCGAGGAGCGCCACCCGGTGCTCACCTACGTCGGACCGCACGACGACAAGCAGGTGGCCGCCGCGCTGCGCCGCGAGTTGCTGCGCGACGGCCAGGCGTTCTACATCCACAACCGGGTCAGCTCGATCGACAAGGCCGCCGCCCGGGTGCGCGCCCTGGTGCCCGAGGCCCGCGTCGTCGTCGGGCACGGACAGATGCCCGAGGAACAGCTGGAGAAGACCGTCGAGGGGTTCTGGAACCGGGAGTTCGACATCCTGGTCTGCACCACCATCGTCGAGACCGGCCTGGACATCTCCAACGCCAACACCTTGATCGTGGAGCGCGCCGACACCTTCGGGCTCTCCCAGCTGCATCAGCTGCGGGGCCGGGTGGGCCGCAGCCGCGAGCGCGGCTACGCCTACTTCCTGTATCCGCCCGAGATGCCGCTGACCGAGACCGCCTACGACCGGCTGGCCACCATCGCCCAGAACAACGAACTCGGCGCCGGCATGGCCGTGGCGATGAAGGACCTCGAGATCCGCGGGGCCGGCAACGTGCTCGGCGCCGAGCAGTCCGGCCACGTCGCCGGCGTCGGCTTCGACCTCTACGTGCGGCTGGTCGGCGAGGCGGTGGAGGCCTACCGCGCCGTGGCCGACGGCCAAACCGTCTCGGGCCCAACCGAACCCAAGGATGTGCGGATCGACCTTCCGGTCGACGCGCACCTGCCGCCGGACTACATCGGCAGCGACCGGTTGCGCCTGGAGGGCTACCGGAGGCTGGCCGCGGCCGCCGACGACGACGCGGTGCGCGCGGTGGTCGAGGAGTTGGTCGACCGCTACGGCCCGCTGCCCGAACCCGCGCAGCGACTGGTCGCGGTGGCCCAGTTGCGGCTGCTGTGCCGCTCCTACGGGGTCACCGAACTGTCGGCCACCGGGGCCGCCGGCCAGGCCGCGACCCTGCGGTTGTCGCCGCTGACGCTGCCGGACTCCGCCCAGCTGCGGCTCAAGCGGGTCTATCCCGGGGCCAGCTACCGGGCCACCACCGCCACCGTGCAGGTGCCGATCCCGCGGACCGGCGGGGTCGGATCGCCGCGGATCCGGGACCTGGAGCTGGTGGAGATGGTGGCTGGGCTGCTGCGGGCGCTGCACGGCGAGCCGGCGAAGGTCGATTGA
- a CDS encoding TetR/AcrR family transcriptional regulator, whose product MTGSERRRQLIDIARSLFAERGYDATSIEEIAQRANVSKPVVYEHFGGKEGLYAVVVDREMSALLDGITSSLTNNRSRVRIERVALALLTYVEERTDGFRILIRDSPAAITSGTYSTLLNDAVNQVSSILAGDFSRRGLDPGMAPLYAQALVGSVSMTAQWWLDTREPKKEVVAAHLVNLMWNGLTHLEADPHLQDE is encoded by the coding sequence ATGACCGGCAGTGAACGTCGACGTCAACTCATCGACATCGCCCGGTCGCTGTTCGCCGAGCGCGGCTACGACGCCACCTCCATCGAGGAGATCGCCCAGCGCGCCAACGTCTCCAAACCCGTCGTCTACGAGCATTTCGGCGGCAAGGAGGGGCTCTACGCGGTGGTCGTCGACCGCGAGATGTCGGCGTTGCTCGACGGCATCACGTCGTCGTTGACCAACAACCGTTCCCGGGTCCGCATCGAGCGGGTGGCCCTGGCCCTGCTGACCTACGTCGAGGAGCGCACCGACGGGTTTCGCATCCTGATCCGCGACTCGCCGGCGGCGATCACCTCGGGCACCTACTCGACGCTGCTCAACGACGCGGTCAATCAGGTCAGTTCGATCCTGGCCGGTGACTTTTCCCGCCGCGGCCTGGATCCGGGGATGGCACCGTTGTATGCGCAGGCACTGGTCGGTTCGGTGTCGATGACGGCCCAGTGGTGGCTGGACACCCGCGAGCCGAAGAAGGAAGTGGTGGCCGCCCACCTGGTGAATCTGATGTGGAACGGGCTCACGCACCTGGAGGCCGACCCGCACCTGCAGGACGAGTGA
- the glmU gene encoding bifunctional UDP-N-acetylglucosamine diphosphorylase/glucosamine-1-phosphate N-acetyltransferase GlmU, with protein sequence MTTQRESAPATASETVTVVLAAGAGTRMSSDTPKVLHTLAGRSMLAHALHAVAKASPSHLVVVLGKDRERIAPTVAELAETLGRRIDIAVQDQQLGTGHAVLCGLSALPDDFHGTVVVTSGDIPLLDADTLAALTEGHRNEPAAVTVLTTTLEDATGYGRILRTQDGEVIAIVEEADATPQQRAIREVNAGVYAFDIDALRSALDQLSSDNAQHELYLTDVISIVRGEHKIVHAQHVDDSTLVAGVNDRVQLSTLGAELNRRLVAALQRSGVTVVDPATTWVDVDVTVGRDTVIQPGTQLLGTTTIGSKCVIGPDTTLADVHVGDGASVVRTHGGQSQIGAGASVGPFAYLRPGTSLGADGKVGAFVEVKNSVIGTGTKVPHLTYVGDADIGEHSNIGASSVFVNYDGETKRRTTIGSHVRTGSDTMFVAPVQVGDGAYTGAGTVLRQDVPPGALAVSENAQHNIEGWVERKRPGSAAAEAARKAQDER encoded by the coding sequence ATGACGACACAGCGCGAATCGGCGCCCGCAACAGCATCCGAGACCGTCACCGTGGTGTTGGCCGCCGGGGCCGGCACCCGGATGAGCTCCGACACCCCGAAGGTGCTGCACACGCTCGCAGGGCGCAGCATGCTGGCACACGCGTTGCACGCGGTGGCCAAGGCCTCGCCGAGCCACCTGGTGGTGGTGCTGGGCAAGGATCGCGAACGCATCGCGCCGACCGTGGCCGAGCTGGCCGAGACGCTGGGCCGCCGCATCGACATCGCCGTGCAGGACCAGCAGCTGGGCACCGGTCACGCCGTCCTGTGCGGGCTCTCCGCGCTGCCCGACGATTTCCACGGCACGGTGGTGGTGACCTCCGGCGACATCCCGCTGCTCGACGCCGACACCCTGGCCGCGCTGACCGAGGGGCACCGCAACGAGCCCGCCGCCGTCACCGTGCTGACCACGACGTTGGAGGACGCCACCGGGTACGGCCGGATCCTGCGGACCCAGGACGGCGAGGTCATCGCGATCGTCGAGGAGGCCGACGCCACGCCGCAGCAGCGGGCGATCCGCGAGGTCAACGCCGGGGTCTACGCCTTCGACATCGACGCGCTGCGCTCCGCGCTCGACCAGCTGTCCTCCGACAACGCCCAGCACGAGCTGTACCTGACCGACGTCATCTCAATCGTGCGCGGCGAGCACAAGATCGTGCACGCCCAGCACGTCGACGACAGCACGCTGGTGGCCGGCGTCAACGACCGCGTGCAACTCTCCACGCTCGGCGCCGAACTGAACCGGCGCCTGGTGGCCGCGCTGCAGCGGTCCGGCGTCACGGTCGTCGACCCCGCCACCACCTGGGTCGACGTCGACGTCACCGTCGGACGCGACACCGTCATCCAGCCCGGCACCCAACTGCTGGGCACCACGACCATCGGCAGCAAGTGCGTGATCGGCCCGGACACCACGCTGGCCGACGTCCACGTGGGCGACGGCGCGTCGGTGGTGCGCACCCACGGCGGGCAGTCGCAGATCGGTGCGGGCGCCAGCGTCGGGCCGTTCGCCTACCTGCGGCCAGGCACCTCGCTGGGCGCCGACGGCAAGGTGGGCGCGTTCGTCGAGGTGAAGAACTCCGTGATCGGCACGGGCACCAAGGTGCCGCACCTCACCTACGTCGGCGACGCCGACATTGGTGAGCATTCCAACATCGGCGCCTCGAGTGTGTTCGTGAACTACGACGGCGAGACCAAGCGCCGCACCACCATCGGCTCGCACGTGCGGACCGGGTCGGACACCATGTTCGTCGCTCCGGTCCAGGTCGGAGACGGTGCCTACACCGGGGCCGGGACCGTGCTGCGCCAGGACGTGCCGCCGGGCGCGCTCGCGGTCTCCGAGAACGCCCAACACAACATCGAGGGCTGGGTGGAGCGCAAACGCCCCGGTAGCGCGGCCGCCGAGGCCGCCCGCAAGGCCCAGGACGAGCGGTAA
- the efeB gene encoding iron uptake transporter deferrochelatase/peroxidase subunit has protein sequence MSSPDNEPGETVRGRSGFSRRKLLGAAGVGAAVAGAAGAGVVTGRASAADSSTAQLQLPVPFRGDRQAGIVTPAQDRMHFAAFDVTTEDRDAVVQMLREWTQMAERMARGEETTEGGAVGLNPYAPPTDTGEALGLPASQLTLTIGFGPSFFGTETRPRFGLRGQRPALLQDLPKFPNETMDPARSGGDICIQACANDPQVAVHAVRNLARVAFGTAAVRYSQLGFGRTSSTTRDQSTPRNLFGFKDGTNNVKAEDTDVLDKQVWVAAGDGPDWLTGGSYLIARRIRMRIEQWDRTTLLEQERVIGRTKGSGAPIGLADEFEPLNLDAVTSDGEPLIDPLAHVRLAAPERNHGAEMLRRGYNFTDGTDGFGHLDAGLFFIAFVRNPEKQFIPIQAELARQDLLNEYITHTGSAVFAVPPGVPDGDDGAYWGSTLFG, from the coding sequence GTGTCATCGCCGGACAATGAGCCCGGCGAAACCGTAAGGGGGCGTTCGGGATTCTCCCGACGCAAGCTGCTCGGCGCGGCGGGTGTGGGTGCCGCCGTCGCCGGGGCCGCCGGGGCCGGTGTCGTCACCGGACGGGCCTCGGCCGCCGACAGCAGCACCGCGCAACTGCAGCTCCCGGTGCCGTTCCGCGGCGACCGGCAGGCCGGCATCGTCACCCCGGCGCAGGACCGGATGCACTTCGCGGCCTTCGATGTCACCACCGAGGACCGCGACGCGGTGGTGCAGATGCTGCGCGAGTGGACCCAGATGGCCGAGCGGATGGCGCGCGGCGAGGAGACCACCGAGGGCGGTGCCGTCGGGCTCAATCCGTATGCGCCGCCGACCGATACCGGCGAGGCCCTGGGTCTGCCGGCCTCGCAGCTGACCCTGACCATCGGGTTCGGCCCGTCGTTCTTCGGCACCGAGACCCGGCCGCGGTTCGGGCTGCGCGGACAACGCCCCGCGCTGCTGCAGGATCTGCCGAAGTTCCCCAACGAGACCATGGACCCGGCCCGCAGCGGCGGCGACATCTGCATCCAGGCCTGCGCCAACGATCCGCAGGTCGCGGTGCACGCGGTCCGCAATCTGGCCCGGGTGGCCTTCGGCACCGCGGCGGTTCGCTACTCGCAGTTGGGTTTCGGGCGCACCTCGTCGACCACGCGCGACCAGAGCACCCCGCGCAACCTGTTCGGGTTCAAGGACGGCACCAACAACGTCAAGGCCGAGGACACCGACGTCCTGGACAAGCAGGTGTGGGTGGCCGCCGGCGACGGCCCGGACTGGTTGACCGGCGGCAGTTACCTGATCGCGCGGCGGATCCGGATGCGCATCGAGCAGTGGGACCGCACCACGCTGCTCGAACAGGAACGGGTGATCGGCCGCACCAAGGGCAGCGGGGCGCCGATCGGACTGGCCGACGAGTTCGAGCCGCTGAACCTCGACGCGGTGACCTCCGACGGCGAACCGCTGATCGACCCGCTGGCGCACGTGCGCCTGGCCGCACCGGAGCGCAACCACGGCGCCGAGATGCTGCGCCGCGGTTACAACTTCACCGACGGCACCGACGGGTTCGGCCACCTCGATGCCGGGTTGTTCTTCATCGCATTCGTGCGCAACCCCGAGAAGCAGTTCATCCCGATCCAGGCCGAACTGGCCCGCCAGGACCTGCTCAACGAATACATCACCCACACCGGTTCAGCGGTGTTCGCGGTCCCGCCGGGGGTCCCCGACGGCGACGACGGCGCCTACTGGGGCTCCACGCTCTTCGGTTGA
- the efeO gene encoding iron uptake system protein EfeO, which produces MPAKAGVAAAAALLTGVALSSCTAKEADTADGASPASEITVTATDDSCELSSTEAATGATTFVITNEGNKVTEFYVYDDGDRVMGEVENISPGLNRKLIVQLGQPGTYQTACKPGMVGDGLRGDFTVTGDAVEIDTEGKFKEAADSYKRYVNSQTDALIPATQLFVDAIKAGDIEEAKKQYPIARTYYERIEPVAESFPNDLDPRIDLREADLSEGQKWTGFHRLEKDLWLDGLQPDTNAIADQLMSDIRELDAGVKDPEWKIDSTQIAGGAQGLLDEVATSKITGEEDIFSHTDLWDFNANVQGSQTAVASVRPILDERDPELGKRVDERFAEVEKLLMRLRAGDGFVSYDTVTEPQRQELSRAIDALSKEVSQVQGVIAGQ; this is translated from the coding sequence ATGCCCGCCAAGGCCGGTGTCGCCGCCGCGGCGGCCCTGTTGACCGGTGTTGCGCTGTCCAGCTGCACCGCCAAAGAGGCCGACACGGCCGACGGCGCATCCCCGGCATCGGAGATCACGGTGACCGCCACCGACGATTCCTGCGAGCTGTCCAGCACCGAGGCAGCCACCGGTGCCACCACCTTCGTCATCACCAACGAGGGCAACAAGGTCACCGAGTTCTATGTCTACGACGACGGCGACCGGGTGATGGGCGAGGTCGAGAACATCTCCCCCGGGTTGAACCGCAAGCTGATCGTGCAGCTCGGTCAGCCCGGCACCTACCAGACCGCGTGCAAGCCGGGCATGGTCGGCGACGGGCTGCGCGGCGACTTCACCGTCACCGGTGACGCCGTGGAGATCGACACCGAGGGCAAGTTCAAGGAGGCCGCCGACAGCTACAAGCGGTATGTGAACAGCCAGACCGATGCGCTGATCCCCGCCACGCAGCTGTTCGTCGACGCCATCAAGGCCGGCGACATCGAGGAAGCCAAGAAGCAATACCCCATCGCCCGTACGTATTACGAGCGCATCGAGCCCGTCGCCGAGTCGTTCCCCAACGATCTGGACCCGCGCATCGACCTGCGCGAGGCCGACCTGTCCGAGGGGCAGAAGTGGACCGGCTTCCACCGCCTGGAGAAGGACCTGTGGCTCGACGGCCTGCAGCCCGACACCAACGCGATCGCCGACCAGCTGATGTCCGACATCCGCGAACTCGACGCCGGGGTCAAGGATCCGGAGTGGAAGATCGACTCGACCCAGATCGCCGGTGGCGCACAGGGTCTGCTCGACGAGGTGGCCACCAGCAAGATCACCGGCGAGGAGGACATCTTCAGCCACACCGATCTGTGGGACTTCAACGCCAACGTCCAGGGTTCGCAGACCGCGGTCGCCTCGGTGCGACCCATCCTCGATGAGCGTGACCCCGAACTGGGCAAGCGGGTCGACGAGCGTTTCGCCGAGGTGGAGAAGCTGCTGATGCGGCTGCGCGCCGGTGACGGGTTCGTGTCCTACGACACCGTCACCGAACCGCAGCGTCAGGAACTGTCCCGCGCCATCGACGCGCTCAGCAAAGAGGTGAGCCAGGTGCAAGGTGTCATCGCCGGACAATGA
- a CDS encoding SulP family inorganic anion transporter: MSTTSGREADGAASTSVLAALRSPRRLKTEVLAGLVVALALIPEAISFSIIAGVDPRVGLFASFTMAVTIAFTGGRPAMISAATGAIALVIAPLVREYGLDYLVATVILGGILQILLSVCGVARLMRFIPRSVMVGFVNSLAILIFMAQLPHLLGVPALVYPFVAVGLLIIVLLPKLTTAVPAPLVAIVVLTVVVVVCKLDLPNVHDEGELPSSLPTLFFPQVPWTLETLQIIAPYALAMALVGLLESLLTAKLVDDITDTHSNKTREAWGQGVANVVTGFFGGMGGCAMIGQTMINVKVSGARTRISTFLAGAFLLALVVGLGDIVGLIPMAALVAVMIMVSVATLDWHSLAPATLRRMPRSETLVMLATVVVTVVSNNLAYGVIVGTLTAMVLFARRVAHFMTVERTESSDDDGALVTYRVSGELFFASSNDLVYQFDYTEDPDRVIIDVSGSHVWDASTVASLDAITTKYRARGKSVDIVGLNQDSAQRHGRLSGRLGAES, translated from the coding sequence ATGTCCACTACGTCCGGCCGGGAGGCCGACGGCGCCGCAAGCACTTCGGTGCTCGCCGCCCTGCGCTCGCCGCGGCGCCTCAAGACCGAGGTGCTGGCCGGTCTGGTGGTCGCGCTCGCGCTCATCCCGGAGGCCATCTCGTTCTCCATCATCGCCGGGGTCGACCCGCGCGTCGGGCTGTTCGCCTCGTTCACCATGGCCGTCACCATCGCGTTCACCGGCGGCCGGCCGGCGATGATCTCCGCGGCGACCGGCGCGATCGCGCTGGTGATCGCCCCGCTGGTGCGCGAATACGGCCTCGACTACCTGGTGGCCACCGTGATCCTCGGCGGCATCCTGCAGATCCTGCTCAGCGTCTGCGGCGTGGCGCGGCTCATGCGGTTCATCCCCCGCAGCGTCATGGTCGGCTTCGTGAACTCGCTGGCCATCCTCATCTTCATGGCCCAGCTGCCGCACCTGCTGGGGGTGCCCGCGCTGGTGTACCCGTTCGTCGCCGTCGGCCTGCTGATCATCGTGCTGCTGCCCAAGCTCACCACCGCGGTGCCGGCGCCGCTGGTGGCCATCGTGGTGCTCACCGTCGTCGTGGTGGTCTGCAAGCTCGACCTGCCGAACGTGCACGACGAGGGTGAGCTGCCGTCGAGCCTGCCGACGCTGTTCTTCCCGCAGGTGCCGTGGACGCTCGAGACCCTGCAGATCATCGCGCCGTACGCGCTGGCGATGGCGCTGGTGGGGCTGCTGGAGTCGCTGCTGACCGCCAAGCTGGTCGACGACATCACCGACACCCACTCGAACAAGACCCGGGAGGCCTGGGGGCAGGGCGTGGCCAACGTCGTCACCGGCTTCTTCGGCGGGATGGGCGGCTGCGCGATGATCGGCCAGACCATGATCAACGTGAAGGTCTCCGGCGCGCGCACCCGCATCTCCACCTTCCTGGCCGGCGCGTTCTTGCTGGCGCTGGTGGTGGGCCTCGGCGACATCGTCGGCCTGATCCCGATGGCCGCGCTGGTGGCGGTGATGATCATGGTGTCGGTGGCCACCCTGGACTGGCACAGCCTGGCCCCGGCGACGCTGCGGCGGATGCCGCGCAGCGAGACCCTGGTGATGCTGGCGACCGTCGTGGTCACGGTGGTGAGCAACAACCTGGCCTACGGGGTGATCGTCGGCACGCTGACCGCCATGGTGCTGTTCGCCCGCCGCGTCGCGCACTTCATGACCGTCGAGCGCACCGAGAGCTCCGACGACGACGGCGCCCTGGTCACCTACCGGGTGTCCGGGGAGCTGTTCTTCGCCTCCAGCAACGACCTGGTGTACCAGTTCGACTACACCGAGGATCCGGACCGGGTGATCATCGACGTGTCGGGCTCACACGTCTGGGACGCCTCCACTGTGGCCTCGCTCGACGCCATCACCACCAAGTACCGGGCCCGCGGCAAGTCCGTCGACATCGTTGGCCTGAACCAGGATTCGGCGCAGCGCCACGGGCGATTGTCCGGCCGTCTCGGTGCGGAATCCTGA